In the Streptomyces spororaveus genome, GCCCGCCACGCCCCCGGAGCAGGCGGCACCCGCACCCGCGGCCGCCGCCTCCGCTCCGGCGGGGCGCGAGGACCACAGGCTGCGGACGGAGTTCGAGTTCGAGCTGCCGCGCGGGTACGTCGACGAAGCGGGCACGCTGCACCGGCACGGCTCGATGCGCCTGGCCACCGCCCGCGACGAACTGCGCCCCCAGATCGACCTCCGGGTGAAGGAGAACCCGGCGTACCTGAGCGTGGTGCTGCTCAGCCAGGTGATCACCCGGCTCGGCACCGTCACCGACGTGCACGCCGGGATCGTGGAACGGATGTACGCGACCGACGTCGCGTTCCTCCAGGACTTCTACCGGCGCGTGAACAGCGAGGGACACACCCGCGCGGCGGTCACCTG is a window encoding:
- a CDS encoding zinc-ribbon domain-containing protein, with protein sequence MRRRTVTAGNLEEILQATAPATPPEQAAPAPAAAASAPAGREDHRLRTEFEFELPRGYVDEAGTLHRHGSMRLATARDELRPQIDLRVKENPAYLSVVLLSQVITRLGTVTDVHAGIVERMYATDVAFLQDFYRRVNSEGHTRAAVTCPHCEGGFEVDLSGGRLGES